Proteins from a genomic interval of Medicago truncatula cultivar Jemalong A17 chromosome 3, MtrunA17r5.0-ANR, whole genome shotgun sequence:
- the LOC25480118 gene encoding UPF0481 protein At3g47200, with protein MEEDYSRYMRWKDMEKENSRHMRWKQANKALLGAVRKETCQPYSISAVPDDLRKWNESAYMPKVVSIGPLYKGRRELLQMEEIKWRCVTSLLSRTFGLDAIERCMEAVIKLDATVRASYIYEITLDRYDLATTMVFDGCFLLELLICESTLDPEIPIQFNGISPGIEVKKMEYVITDLMLLENQIPIFILETLFENLIGPSPKMRELIQNLTLPLFRYSPKLMAKSTFHFLDIAYSYIEMGWVDKKIEENEVRISLFDTEEEEDDKKKKHLNRCATRLKAAGIAIQCLNNDVDHINFKYTNEFNQSQGILEIPKLTITKTTEVSWRSFIAWEHHKKKLKRSSCSVADRRSICTSSAFLFRDLICCSSDVQLLKDRGIIIVDRSYKRNQDLVTFFHSIAGGVDRSIIDHKHTTMFHALNTFHSTNYATKIFIIFLHFFGKILDWFYNVYKFLKRGYNFAFTLVTFLTVVQTCYTIIAYHFPNSK; from the coding sequence ATGGAGGAAGATTATAGTAGGTACATGAGATGGAAGGATATGGAGAAAGAAAATAGCAGGCACATGAGATGGAAGCAAGCTAATAAAGCATTGTTAGGTGCTGTACGTAAAGAAACATGTCAACCGTATAGCATTTCTGCAGTTCCAGACGACCTCCGGAAATGGAATGAGAGTGCTTACATGCCAAAAGTTGTATCCATTGGGCCCCTATACAAGGGAAGGAGGGAGCTATTACAAATGGAAGAGATCAAATGGCGGTGTGTCACGTCTCTTCTTAGTCGAACATTTGGGCTGGATGCTATAGAAAGGTGTATGGAAGCAGTTATTAAGTTAGATGCAACGGTTCGCGCGAGCTACATATATGAAATCACACTAGACAGGTATGATCTGGCCACAACTATGGTATTTGATGGGTGTTTTCTGTTAGAACTTCTCATTTGTGAATCAACATTGGATCCAGAGATACCAATACAATTTAACGGCATTAGTCCTGGAATAGAAGTTAAGAAGATGGAGTATGTCATAACCGATCTGATGCTACTGGAGAATCAGATTCCAATTTTTATTCTCGAAACACTGTTTGAAAACCTTATTGGTCCCTCTCCCAAAATGCGGGAGCTCATACAAAACCTGACTCTTCCTCTCTTCCGCTACTCTCCTAAATTAATGGCTAAATCCACCTTTCATTTCCTAGATATTGCTTACTCCTACATTGAAATGGGATGGGTGGATAAAAAGATAGAAGAGAATGAAGTGCGGATTAGTCTATTCGAtacggaggaggaggaggatgataagaaaaagaaacatctGAATCGCTGTGCTACGAGACTCAAAGCTGCCGGTATTGCCATCCAATGTCTCAATAATGATGTTGATCACATAAACTTTAAATATACAAATGAGTTCAACCAAAGTCAAGGGATACTAGAAATCCCAAAGCTAACTATCACGAAGACAACAGAAGTATCATGGCGGAGTTTCATAGCTTGGGAGCATCATAAGAAGAAATTGAAGAGAAGTAGTTGTTCTGTTGCCGACAGGCGTAGTATTTGCACTTCCTCTGCCTTTCTTTTCAGAGATTTGATATGCTGTTCAAGTGATGTTCAGCTACTCAAAGATAGGGGAATTATAATAGTAGACCGTTCCTACAAAAGAAATCAAGATCTAGTGACTTTTTTCCATTCAATCGCAGGGGGTGTTGACCGTAGCATTATTGACCACAAACATACCACCATGTTTCATGCCTTGAACACATTTCACTCAACAAATTACGCCACCAAAATCTTCATAATATTCTTGCATTTCTTTGGCAAAATCTTAGATTGGTTCTACAATGTTTACAAATTTTTAAAGCGCGGTTACAACTTTGCTTTTACCCTCGTAACTTTTCTCACTGTCGTCCAGACTTGTTACACAATCATCGCCTATCACTTTCCCAATTCCAAGTAA